Proteins from a single region of Palaemon carinicauda isolate YSFRI2023 chromosome 1, ASM3689809v2, whole genome shotgun sequence:
- the LOC137629306 gene encoding uncharacterized protein — MSKIFDNNHAELAPPLKDHEECWYLPLFGVYHPRKPDQIRGVFDSSAKCHGVSLNSVLLTGPNLTNDLLGVLIRFRKEMVAVTADIQHMFHCFLVREDHRNYLRFLWHKDNDIDNDLVVYRKRVHVFGNSTSPAVATLGLRKTAQASGKDFGNRVTQFVSRNFYVDDGLTSCTTKEEAINLIKDTQRALAMYGNLRLHKIASNSEEVMKAFPANDLASNLKDLDLEADSKPLQNSLGLSWDVNTDEFLFQLSSENKPITRRGILSTVNSIYDPLGFLAPIIIHGKLLLRKLVSETVDWDQPLSDETATEWISWRNTLQELEKLRIPRTYVPYLSETVSKELHVFSDASEKAIAAVAYLRTTDISGIPSLGFVLGKAKVAPTGGHTIPRLELCAAVLAIEIAQYITDNLDISIETVKYHTDSKVVLGYINNETRRFYTYVANRVERIRRFSDSSQWNYVPTHHNPADSATRSFEAHEIHNSEWLFGPKHLTLQQEEASETKFQLVDPDSDKEVCINVDIKKTCATLAHNIGIDRFLHFSTWDSLVRGVAFLKRFCRSHKAVETPSLTSVDSYINAENFIIRSVQSEVYRVEMDCLQQNEPVPKCSQIANLNPFLDEQGMLRVGGRIVNSDLSLKEKKPIIVPGRHHIAMLLVRHYHGKVRHQGRHFTDGAVRSAGLWIVGGKRLISSFIHKCVTCRKL, encoded by the coding sequence ATGAGTAAGATTTTCGACAATAACCACGCAGAGCTTGCTCCACCACTCAAAGATCACGAAGAGTGCTGGTACTTACCATTATTTGGTGTCTACCATCCTAGGAAACCTGACCAGATCAGAGGTGTGTTTGATTCCTCTGCTAAATGTCATGGAGTATCGCTTAACAGTGTTTTGCTGACTGGCCCAAACCTAACCAACGATCTTTTAGGAGTGCTTATACGTTTCCGCAAAGAAATGGTGGCAGTAACAGCTGATATCCAGCACATGTTTCACTGTTTCCTAGTAAGGGAAGACCACCGCAACTATCTGCGATTCCTGTGGCATAAAGATAATGACATTGACAATGACCTTGTTGTATACCGCAAGAGAGTTCATGTGTTCGGAAATAGTACGTCACCAGCCGTTGCCACGCTCGGACTGAGGAAAACTGCTCAGGCGTCAGGAAAAGATTTCGGCAACCGGGTAACGCAATTTGTGTCAAGAAACTTCTATGTAGACGATGGCCTTACATCATGCACTACCAAAGAGGAAGCTATCAATCTCATAAAAGACACACAAAGGGCACTAGCCATGTATGGGAACCTAAGGCTTCACAAAATCGCGTCAAATTCTGAGGAAGTCATGAAAGCCTTTCCAGCCAACGATCTGGCATCAAACCTGAAGGACCTAGACCTAGAGGCCGACAGTAAGCCTTTACAAAATAGTCTAGGATTAAGCTGGGATGTAAATACGGATGAGTTCTTGTTTCAGTTGTCATCTGAAAATAAACCTATAACACGGAGAGGAATACTTTCGACGGTTAACAGCATCTATGATCCGCTCGGATTCCTAGCTCCAATCATAATACATGGTAAACTTTTACTCAGAAAGCTAGTTTCAGAGACTGTTGATTGGGACCAACCCCTCTCAGACGAAACAGCCACAGAGTGGATATCTTGGAGAAACACCTTGCAGGAACTTGAAAAGCTACGCATACCGCGTACTTATGTGCCTTACCTCAGTGAAACTGTCTCCAAGGAGCTTCATGTCTTCTCTGATGCATCCGAAAAAGCCATAGCAGCTGTTGCATACCTCCGTACAACCGACATCAGTGGTATACCCAGTTTGGGTTTTGTTCTCGGGAAAGCAAAGGTTGCACCGACTGGTGGCCATACCATTCCACGTCTGGAATTATGTGCAGCTGTGTTAGCTATAGAAATTGCACAGTACATTACAGATAACCTAGATATAAGCATAGAAACAGTCAAGTACCACACAGACAGTAAAGTTGTCTTAGGCTATATCAACAATGAAACCAGGAGATTCTACACTTACGTAGCAAACAGAGTGGAGCGTATCAGAAGATTCTCTGATTCTAGCCAGTGGAACTACGTGCCAACGCACCATAACCCAGCTGATTCAGCAACTAGATCCTTTGAAGCTCATGAAATTCACAATAGCGAATGGTTATTTGGACCAAAGCATCTTACTTTGCAACAGGAGGAAGCTTCTGAGACTAAGTTTCAGCTTGTCGATCCAGACAGTGACAAGGAAGTTTGCATAAATGTGGACATAAAGAAGACATGTGCTACACTTGCTCACAATATAGGAATAGACAGATTCCTACATTTCTCTACTTGGGACTCACTTGTACGAGGAGTTGCCTTTTTAAAACGGTTCTGCCGTTCACACAAGGCAGTAGAGACACCGTCTTTAACTTCAGTGGACAGTTATATCAACGCTGAAAACTTCATCATAAGGTCAGTACAATCAGAAGTTTACCGAGTGGAAATGGACTGTCTTCAGCAAAATGAACCGGTACCAAAGTGCAGTCAGATAGCCAACCTCAATCCATTCTTGGACGAACAAGGGATGCTACGAGTAGGAGGCCGAATAGTCAATTCTGACTTGAGTTTGAAAGAAAAGAAACCCATAATTGTACCAGGACGTCATCATATAGCAATGCTGTTAGTCAGACACTACCACGGTAAAGTCAGACATCAGGGCAGACACTTCACTGATGGAGCAGTTAGATCCGCTGGACTCTGGATTGTTGGAGGGAAACGCTTGATTTCATCATTCATTCACAAGTGTGTGACATGTCGTAAGCTATGA
- the LOC137629415 gene encoding uncharacterized protein, with the protein MSYLPEDRLEPSPPFTNVGVDAFGPWTIVSRRTRGGYANSKRWAILFSCLVTRAVHIELIEEMSSSAFINAVRRFISLRGQVKIFRSDRGTNFIGAVDKLRIDSINVEDGPFRKFLYNSGTTWIFNPPHSSHMGGAWERMIGITRRILDSMLLNHTGKSLTHDVLNTFLTEVSVIINSRPLVPVSTDPENPLILTPTMLLTQKTDYIFTSDQLGDFNERDLHLVEWKRVQALASIFWSRWRKEYLPLLQQRQKWIEHRRDLVKGDVVLLKDKNLCRTQWPMGVIMNPLKSSDDHVRKAEVRTIVNGKPTIYTRPIVDMILLVENCL; encoded by the coding sequence ATGTCTTATTTACCGGAGGATCGTCTTGAGCCATCACCTCCATTTACAAATGTAGGAGTAGATGCCTTTGGACCATGGACAATAGTTTCACGTAGAACTCGCGGTGGATATGCTAACTCCAAGCGTTGGGCTATACTTTTTTCTTGCCTAGTAACCAGAGCTGTTCATATCGAGCTTATTGAAGAGATGAGCTCCTCGGCTTTTATTAACGCCGTCAGACGATTTATATCTCTAAGAGGTCAAGTGAAAATATTCCGGTCCGACCGTGGAACTAATTTTATTGGTGCAGTCGACAAGCTGAGAATAGACTCTATTAACGTCGAGGATGGACCTTTCAGGAAATTCTTGTACAATTCAGGAACTACTTGGATCTTTAATCCACCCCATTCCTCTCACATGGGAGGAGCATGGGAAAGGATGATTGGCATCACCAGGAGGATACTAGACTCCATGTTGTTAAACCATACCGGAAAAAGCCTAACACATGATGTCCTAAACACGTTCCTGACAGAAGTGTCGGTGATAATTAACTCCAGGCCTCTAGTACCTGTGTCAACAGATCCAGAAAACCCATTAATCTTAACACCAACTATGTTATTAACTCAGAAGACAGATTATATCTTCACATCGGATCAATTAGGAGACTTCAATGAAAGAGACTTGCATCTTGTAGAGTGGAAACGTGTGCAAGCTTTAGCCAGTATCTTTTGGTCTCGTTGGAGAAAGGAGTATTTACCGTTATTACAGCAACGTCAGAAATGGATTGAGCATCGCCGAGATCTTGTCAAAGGAGATGTGGTCCTACTCAAGGACAAAAACTTATGTCGTACCCAATGGCCAATGGGTGTAATAATGAATCCTCTGAAAAGTTCCGACGATCATGTCCGGAAAGCTGAAGTGCGTACCATCGTCAACGGTAAACCGACCATCTACACACGTCCAATCGTGGATATGATTCTTCTTGTAGAGAACTGTCTATAA